Proteins encoded within one genomic window of Pirellulales bacterium:
- the asnS gene encoding asparagine--tRNA ligase, whose protein sequence is MESIRVAEARKEAAVGRQVRLQGWIRTRRDSKGGFSFLEVNDGSSLANVQVIADGTLANYESEVKHLAAGASVTVEGLVKASPAKGQATEVQAERVIVHGLADPETYPLQKKHHSFEFLRTIGHLRPRTNTFGAVTRVRNCVSRSIHNFFQEEGFLYIHAPIITASDCEGAGEMFKVSTLDLAKVPKTPTGTVDYAQDFFDRPAFLTVSGQLQAEIFACSLGKVYTFGPTFRAENSNTSRHLAEFWMIEPEMAFFELTDNMDLAERFLKRIFRDVLAQCSEDMEFFRERVDKTVIDTLTGIVDSDFVRLSYTEAVDILKGSGQTFEFPVEWGHDLQAEHERYLTEQKFQKPVILYDYPKTIKAFYMRLNDDDRTVRAMDVLVPKVGEIIGGSQREERLDVLERRMQEQKLDPAAYWWYTDLRRYGTVPHSGFGLGLERIVQFITGMGNIRDVIPFPRTPGSAEF, encoded by the coding sequence ATGGAAAGCATTCGCGTCGCCGAAGCACGGAAGGAAGCGGCCGTCGGACGACAGGTTCGGCTGCAAGGTTGGATTCGCACCCGCCGCGACAGCAAAGGGGGCTTCAGCTTTCTCGAAGTCAACGACGGTTCGTCACTGGCCAATGTACAGGTAATCGCCGACGGCACGCTCGCCAACTACGAAAGCGAAGTGAAGCACCTGGCCGCCGGCGCCAGCGTCACGGTCGAAGGGCTCGTCAAGGCATCGCCCGCCAAGGGGCAAGCCACCGAGGTTCAGGCCGAGCGTGTGATCGTACACGGCCTGGCCGATCCCGAGACTTACCCGCTGCAGAAGAAGCATCACTCGTTCGAGTTTCTGCGCACGATCGGCCACCTGCGGCCGCGCACGAACACTTTTGGCGCCGTCACGCGCGTGCGCAATTGCGTCAGCCGCTCGATTCACAATTTCTTTCAGGAAGAAGGCTTCCTCTACATTCACGCGCCGATCATCACCGCCAGCGACTGCGAAGGGGCCGGCGAGATGTTCAAGGTCTCGACCCTCGACCTGGCGAAAGTTCCGAAGACGCCGACCGGCACGGTCGATTACGCGCAAGACTTCTTCGATCGTCCGGCGTTCCTCACCGTCAGCGGCCAGTTGCAGGCGGAAATCTTCGCCTGCTCATTGGGCAAGGTCTACACGTTCGGCCCGACGTTTCGCGCTGAGAATTCCAACACCTCGCGCCATCTGGCCGAGTTCTGGATGATCGAGCCCGAGATGGCCTTCTTCGAACTCACGGACAACATGGACCTGGCCGAGCGCTTCCTGAAGCGCATCTTTCGTGATGTGCTGGCCCAGTGTTCCGAGGATATGGAATTTTTCCGCGAGCGCGTCGACAAGACAGTAATCGACACGCTGACAGGCATCGTCGACAGCGATTTCGTCCGACTGTCATACACCGAGGCGGTCGACATCTTAAAAGGCTCGGGGCAAACGTTCGAATTCCCCGTCGAGTGGGGGCACGACCTGCAAGCCGAGCACGAGCGCTATCTAACCGAGCAGAAATTTCAGAAGCCGGTCATCCTGTACGACTATCCGAAAACGATCAAAGCCTTTTACATGCGCCTGAACGACGATGATCGCACCGTGCGGGCCATGGACGTTCTGGTCCCCAAGGTGGGTGAGATCATCGGCGGCAGCCAGCGCGAAGAACGGCTCGACGTGCTCGAGCGCCGCATGCAGGAGCAGAAACTCGATCCGGCCGCCTACTGGTGGTATACCGACCTGCGCCGCTACGGCACCGTGCCGCACTCAGGCTTCGGCCTGGGCCTGGAACGCATCGTGCAATTCATCACCGGCATGGGCAACATCCGCGACGTAATCCCCTTCCCGCGCACACCCGGAAGCGCGGAGTTCTAG
- a CDS encoding ABC transporter permease subunit/CPBP intramembrane protease: protein MNWTNVKVIFLREVRDQLRDRRTLFMIAVLPVVLYPLLGMSMFQVTQFVREQTTKILVVGANRLPETPPLFEEGHFAERWFLAPDSNLDAVVDEGESPHGRARPANSHVLAVDFLPDERTTDDDKAQVDIWRAALDSGKYDAVLYFPPDFAEQLHKLQEAIRADRAIDVESIPIVRVPRPQVFFSTASEKSQVTLNRVERVLGRWSQELGHENLTAGHIPENTAAPFMLTSRDLADKGHRDAALWSKILPFLLLIWALTGAFYPAVDVCAGEKERGTLETLLSSPAERIEIVWGKLLTVMLFSMVTSALNLLSMGITGTALLSQLPRFGAPPPLAPVWLLIALVPVSALFSALCMALASFARSTKEGQYYLMPLVLVTLPLVMLPMSPGVELNLGNSLIPVTGVVLLLRAMLEGNYSQALVYGPPVVMATLACCLLAIRWAVEQFNSETVLFRESERLDVRLWFRQLMHDREDTPTVAGAVFCGVLILMIRFFMGFALPQPQNFTEMARLTLVSQLVVVATPALLMTIMLARSPKQTLLLHRPNVAALPAAVLLALSIYPIAGWLTVVVQQLYPLNPYLKEALAGLMTDHPALWKMLLVIAVTPAICEELAFRGFILSGLRHLGRKWRAIVVSSLFFGITHAVFQQSIIAFLLGLVIGYIAVQTGSLLPGMLYHVTHNSLMVLTLALTTETIHKYPVLGYIMRTAPDGEGHIANIPMVIISGLIAAGLLYWFCRLPYAKTPEESLEDAIKQHATRAPMA, encoded by the coding sequence ATGAACTGGACGAACGTAAAAGTCATCTTTCTCCGCGAGGTGCGTGACCAGCTGCGCGATCGGCGCACGCTGTTCATGATCGCGGTGCTGCCGGTCGTGCTCTACCCGCTGTTGGGGATGAGCATGTTCCAGGTGACGCAGTTCGTCCGCGAGCAAACCACAAAGATCCTGGTCGTCGGCGCCAACCGGCTGCCCGAGACGCCCCCGTTGTTCGAGGAGGGGCATTTCGCCGAGCGCTGGTTTCTCGCCCCCGATTCAAACTTGGACGCCGTCGTCGATGAAGGTGAAAGCCCGCACGGCAGGGCGCGCCCCGCAAACAGCCACGTGCTGGCGGTCGATTTTCTGCCGGACGAGCGGACGACCGATGATGACAAGGCACAGGTCGACATCTGGCGCGCCGCCCTGGACAGCGGCAAGTACGACGCGGTGCTCTACTTCCCGCCCGATTTTGCCGAACAACTGCACAAGCTGCAGGAAGCCATCCGCGCCGATCGCGCGATTGACGTCGAATCGATTCCGATCGTCAGGGTTCCTCGTCCGCAAGTATTTTTCAGCACTGCATCGGAAAAATCGCAAGTCACGCTGAATCGCGTCGAGCGCGTGCTGGGACGATGGAGCCAGGAACTAGGGCACGAGAACCTGACCGCCGGCCATATTCCCGAGAACACGGCCGCGCCGTTCATGCTCACCAGCCGTGATCTGGCCGACAAAGGGCATCGCGACGCGGCCCTGTGGTCGAAGATCCTGCCGTTTCTCTTGTTGATCTGGGCGCTGACCGGGGCGTTCTATCCGGCGGTTGACGTTTGCGCTGGCGAAAAAGAACGCGGCACGCTCGAGACCCTGCTCTCGAGCCCTGCCGAGCGTATCGAAATCGTGTGGGGCAAGCTGCTGACCGTGATGCTGTTCAGCATGGTGACCTCGGCGCTCAACCTGCTGAGCATGGGGATCACGGGCACGGCGTTGTTGAGCCAGTTACCACGCTTCGGAGCGCCCCCTCCCTTGGCGCCGGTGTGGTTGTTGATTGCCCTGGTGCCGGTTTCGGCCTTGTTCAGCGCGCTGTGCATGGCGCTGGCCAGCTTCGCCCGCAGCACGAAAGAAGGGCAGTACTACCTGATGCCGCTGGTGTTGGTGACGTTGCCGCTGGTGATGCTGCCGATGTCCCCCGGTGTGGAATTGAATCTTGGCAATAGCCTGATCCCCGTGACCGGCGTGGTGTTGCTGTTGCGCGCGATGCTGGAAGGAAACTACTCCCAGGCGCTCGTCTATGGTCCGCCGGTGGTCATGGCGACCCTGGCTTGCTGTTTGCTGGCCATCCGCTGGGCGGTCGAGCAGTTCAATTCCGAGACGGTGCTGTTCCGCGAGAGCGAACGACTGGACGTCCGCCTGTGGTTCCGGCAATTGATGCACGATCGCGAAGACACGCCCACCGTGGCCGGGGCGGTGTTCTGCGGCGTGCTGATCTTGATGATTCGCTTCTTCATGGGTTTCGCGCTGCCGCAACCGCAAAACTTCACGGAAATGGCGCGGCTGACGCTGGTCTCGCAGTTGGTCGTCGTGGCAACGCCCGCGCTGTTGATGACGATCATGCTGGCCCGCAGCCCGAAGCAGACGCTGCTGTTGCACCGGCCGAACGTGGCGGCGCTGCCGGCGGCGGTTCTCTTGGCGCTGTCCATTTATCCGATCGCCGGGTGGCTGACGGTCGTCGTGCAGCAGCTCTATCCGCTCAATCCCTATTTGAAAGAAGCGTTGGCCGGCCTGATGACCGATCATCCGGCGCTGTGGAAAATGCTGCTCGTGATCGCGGTTACGCCTGCGATTTGCGAAGAGCTGGCCTTCCGCGGCTTCATCCTGTCGGGCTTGCGTCACCTGGGCCGTAAGTGGCGGGCCATCGTCGTCAGCAGCCTGTTCTTCGGCATCACGCACGCCGTATTTCAACAGTCGATTATCGCCTTCCTGTTGGGCTTGGTGATTGGCTACATCGCCGTGCAAACCGGCAGCTTGTTGCCTGGCATGCTCTATCACGTCACGCACAACAGCCTGATGGTGCTGACGCTGGCCCTGACGACCGAGACGATCCATAAGTACCCAGTTCTGGGCTACATCATGCGAACCGCGCCCGATGGCGAAGGCCACATCGCCAACATTCCGATGGTGATCATCTCAGGCCTGATAGCCGCAGGGCTGTTGTATTGGTTCTGTCGACTTCCGTACGCCAAAACGCCGGAAGAATCGCTCGAAGACGCCATCAAGCAACACGCTACCCGCGCCCCGATGGCATAA
- a CDS encoding carbon starvation protein A, whose translation MHAMPIMIGVLCILAIAYRYYSAFLAARVAVLDDSRVTPAFEFNDGQNFHPTHKWVLFGHHFAAISGAGPLIGPVLAIQFGYLPGLIWLVVGVCLAGAVQDMLVLAASVRRGGRSLAEIARAEIGPVAGTTASLAILFVVVIALSGLGVVVVKALGGEEIKLAAGTVLEAPADHAIEVDDSGSRYVAHLPAGSKITYAGGATVTRSEEFSVAVDHPAEAVTKPAEVFQHTGSAVTLPAGSKQFVAGSSWGTFTIACTVPIALLIGLYMYKIRKGHVVEASLIGAAATLAATVAGNWIPGSALEPYFSLSREETIWAICIYGFVASVLPVWLLLCPRDYLSSFLKIGTVILLVAAMIVADPKLEAPMVNPLFAAGGGPYFNGPIFPFCFICIMCGAISGFHALVASGTTPKMITSESHIRTIGYGAMLIEGLVGIVALLAAASLPQGDYWAINIDLSKVEQYADRLTELGAATDNLPEIERQVGGESLRGRTGGAVTLAVGMSQIFTTAMHRVAGGAVNLEAVIKYWYHFAIMFEALFILTTIDTGTRIARFLLQEALGKIYKPFDRTDWLPGAVISTGLVTAGWGGLIWTGSIETIWPMFGIANQMLAVIALSVVTTVMINAGRARYAPLTVVPMLFVLASTLTAAYRMINGPFINMIRDGAEKSSTRLLMQGSLNIFFTVFMVGSVLVILIDAVLRWRRVMGAAQTQH comes from the coding sequence ATGCATGCCATGCCCATCATGATCGGCGTCCTTTGCATCCTGGCGATTGCGTATCGCTACTACAGCGCGTTTCTGGCGGCACGCGTGGCGGTGCTGGACGATAGCCGGGTGACACCGGCGTTCGAATTCAACGACGGCCAGAATTTTCATCCCACGCACAAGTGGGTACTGTTCGGCCATCACTTCGCGGCCATCAGCGGCGCGGGACCGTTGATCGGACCGGTGTTGGCGATCCAGTTCGGCTATCTGCCTGGCTTGATTTGGCTGGTGGTTGGGGTGTGCCTCGCCGGCGCCGTGCAAGACATGCTGGTGCTGGCCGCCAGCGTGCGCCGCGGCGGACGTTCGCTGGCCGAAATCGCGCGGGCCGAAATCGGACCCGTGGCCGGCACGACCGCCTCGCTGGCAATTCTATTCGTCGTCGTGATCGCGCTCTCGGGGCTGGGAGTGGTCGTGGTGAAGGCGCTCGGCGGCGAGGAGATCAAGCTGGCGGCCGGCACCGTGCTCGAAGCGCCGGCCGACCATGCGATCGAGGTCGACGACAGTGGTTCGCGCTACGTCGCGCATTTGCCGGCCGGATCGAAGATCACTTACGCCGGCGGTGCCACAGTGACGCGCAGCGAAGAGTTCTCGGTCGCGGTCGATCATCCGGCCGAAGCTGTGACGAAGCCGGCCGAAGTCTTTCAGCACACCGGCAGTGCGGTAACGCTGCCGGCCGGATCCAAGCAGTTCGTAGCAGGCAGTTCGTGGGGGACGTTCACGATTGCCTGTACAGTGCCGATCGCGCTCTTGATCGGGCTGTACATGTACAAGATCCGCAAGGGGCATGTCGTCGAGGCATCCTTGATTGGCGCGGCGGCGACGCTGGCCGCTACGGTGGCGGGCAACTGGATCCCGGGATCGGCGCTCGAGCCGTACTTTTCGTTATCGCGCGAGGAAACGATTTGGGCCATTTGCATCTATGGCTTCGTCGCATCGGTGCTGCCGGTGTGGTTGCTGTTATGCCCACGTGATTACCTGTCGAGCTTCTTGAAGATCGGCACCGTGATCCTGCTGGTGGCGGCCATGATCGTGGCCGATCCGAAGCTCGAAGCGCCCATGGTGAACCCGCTGTTCGCCGCGGGGGGTGGACCATACTTTAACGGACCGATCTTTCCGTTTTGCTTCATCTGCATCATGTGCGGTGCGATCTCGGGCTTTCATGCACTCGTCGCGTCGGGCACGACGCCAAAGATGATCACGAGCGAAAGCCACATCCGCACCATCGGCTATGGTGCGATGCTGATCGAGGGACTGGTCGGCATCGTGGCGCTCTTGGCCGCGGCATCCCTGCCGCAGGGAGATTACTGGGCGATCAATATCGATCTCTCGAAGGTGGAACAGTATGCCGACCGGCTGACCGAACTGGGCGCCGCGACCGATAACCTGCCCGAGATCGAGCGGCAAGTCGGTGGTGAGTCGTTGCGCGGTCGGACCGGCGGCGCCGTGACGTTGGCCGTGGGCATGTCGCAGATTTTCACCACGGCCATGCATCGCGTGGCGGGGGGCGCGGTCAATCTCGAAGCGGTGATCAAGTATTGGTATCACTTCGCGATCATGTTCGAGGCGCTATTCATCCTCACGACGATCGATACCGGCACGCGCATCGCCCGCTTCTTGCTGCAAGAGGCGCTCGGCAAAATCTACAAACCATTCGACCGAACCGATTGGCTGCCGGGAGCCGTGATCTCGACCGGGCTGGTCACGGCCGGCTGGGGTGGGCTGATTTGGACCGGCTCGATTGAGACAATTTGGCCGATGTTCGGCATCGCCAATCAGATGCTGGCCGTGATCGCACTGTCGGTCGTTACGACGGTGATGATCAACGCCGGACGTGCGCGCTATGCACCGCTGACGGTCGTACCGATGCTGTTTGTTTTGGCGTCGACCCTTACGGCCGCTTATCGGATGATCAACGGTCCGTTCATCAACATGATCCGCGACGGCGCGGAGAAGAGTAGCACGCGTTTGCTGATGCAAGGATCGTTGAACATCTTCTTTACGGTGTTCATGGTTGGATCAGTATTGGTGATTCTGATCGACGCGGTGCTGCGCTGGCGCCGCGTGATGGGCGCCGCGCAGACGCAGCATTGA
- a CDS encoding rhodanese-like domain-containing protein: MLPRLASLALVMAISLSAARASAEPEHTKDSLDTVKHQVEEKKAVLLDVREQKEWDAGHVQGAVLVPLGDLAKKSKDPAFLADLEKKLPKNKTVYCHCAKGGRALIGAETLEKLGYKDVRPLKPGYKDLIDSGFPKAEPR, from the coding sequence ATGCTCCCACGCCTCGCATCGCTCGCGCTAGTCATGGCAATTTCGCTCTCAGCCGCCCGCGCATCAGCCGAGCCTGAGCACACGAAAGACTCGCTCGACACGGTCAAGCATCAGGTGGAAGAGAAGAAGGCGGTGTTGCTCGACGTCCGCGAGCAAAAGGAATGGGACGCCGGCCATGTGCAGGGAGCGGTGCTGGTGCCGCTGGGGGATTTGGCCAAGAAATCGAAAGACCCGGCGTTCCTGGCCGACCTGGAGAAGAAGCTTCCGAAAAACAAAACCGTCTATTGCCACTGTGCCAAAGGAGGCCGGGCCTTGATCGGGGCCGAAACGCTCGAGAAGCTTGGCTATAAGGATGTCCGCCCATTGAAGCCTGGCTACAAGGATTTGATTGACTCCGGCTTCCCCAAAGCCGAACCTCGATAA
- a CDS encoding ATP-binding cassette domain-containing protein, with the protein MIHVENLTKVYADLRRGKFIALHGIGFEALAGEIFGLLGPNGAGKTTALRVIGTMLRPTSGTVQVNGYDVLTQASEVRHQIGFVSANTGMYDRMTAWEVVEYFGRLFGLADDALHARMDHLFDRLKMNEIRDVLGSKMSTGMKQKVSIARALVHDPPVLIFDEATNGLDVLAARALLDTITELRRQGKCVIFSTHIMREAEKLCDRVAIVDRGTILTSGTLEAIRELHHEHDLEELFFRLISTHDESHPQRAAS; encoded by the coding sequence ATGATCCACGTCGAGAATCTCACCAAGGTCTACGCAGACTTGCGGCGCGGCAAGTTTATTGCGCTGCATGGCATCGGCTTCGAGGCCCTGGCCGGCGAGATCTTCGGCCTGCTCGGACCCAACGGCGCTGGCAAGACCACGGCCCTGCGCGTCATCGGCACCATGCTCCGTCCCACGTCGGGCACGGTGCAGGTCAACGGTTACGACGTGCTGACGCAGGCCTCGGAAGTGCGCCATCAGATCGGCTTCGTCTCGGCCAATACCGGCATGTACGACCGCATGACCGCCTGGGAAGTAGTCGAATACTTCGGCCGGCTGTTCGGCCTGGCCGACGACGCCTTGCACGCGCGGATGGATCACCTCTTCGATCGATTGAAGATGAACGAGATCCGCGACGTGTTGGGGTCGAAGATGTCGACCGGCATGAAGCAAAAGGTCTCGATCGCTCGCGCCCTGGTACATGATCCTCCGGTGCTGATATTCGACGAAGCGACGAACGGCCTCGACGTGCTGGCGGCCCGGGCCCTGCTGGACACCATCACCGAGCTGCGCCGGCAAGGCAAATGCGTGATCTTCTCGACGCACATCATGCGCGAGGCCGAGAAGCTGTGCGATCGCGTGGCGATCGTCGATCGCGGTACGATCCTGACCAGCGGCACGCTCGAAGCCATTCGCGAGCTGCATCACGAACACGATCTGGAAGAACTGTTCTTCCGCCTGATTTCCACCCACGACGAATCGCATCCGCAGCGCGCCGCCTCTTGA
- a CDS encoding menaquinone biosynthesis protein, whose translation MEARNRIRIGAVSYLNTKPLVYQFENFAPQAELVFDVPGRLADDLTAARLDVALIPSIEFFRDPSYVMISDACIACRGPVLSVKLFARVPIAEIRSLALDAGSRTSAVLVQILLAKRFGVRPRIESLPVECGLADTQADAVLLIGDRAICSPAGRYAAVWDVGDEWCQWTGLPFVFAMWVARSGCELGGIETALSQARDAGLAQLEEIAAAEAPALGLTRPECLSYLRDRLHFQLGHREREGLALYRRLAEELQLIGGAANYADEPAGSATP comes from the coding sequence ATGGAGGCCCGAAACCGAATCCGCATTGGTGCGGTCAGCTATCTCAATACCAAACCGCTTGTCTACCAATTCGAAAACTTCGCCCCGCAGGCTGAGCTTGTCTTCGACGTTCCCGGTCGCCTGGCCGATGATCTAACGGCGGCCCGCCTGGATGTGGCGCTCATCCCGTCGATCGAATTCTTTCGCGATCCCTCGTATGTGATGATTTCCGACGCCTGCATCGCCTGTCGTGGGCCGGTGCTGTCGGTGAAGTTATTCGCGCGGGTGCCGATCGCCGAAATTCGCTCGCTGGCCCTGGACGCAGGCTCGCGGACCAGTGCCGTGCTGGTGCAGATTCTGCTCGCCAAGCGGTTTGGCGTTCGTCCTCGCATTGAATCATTGCCGGTCGAGTGCGGACTGGCCGACACGCAAGCCGACGCGGTGCTGTTGATCGGCGACCGCGCGATTTGCTCTCCCGCAGGGCGCTATGCCGCAGTGTGGGACGTCGGGGATGAATGGTGCCAATGGACCGGCTTGCCGTTCGTGTTCGCCATGTGGGTCGCCCGGTCGGGCTGCGAATTGGGTGGCATCGAGACGGCCCTCAGCCAGGCACGTGACGCCGGCCTGGCCCAACTCGAAGAGATCGCCGCGGCCGAGGCGCCGGCACTGGGACTGACGCGGCCGGAATGCCTGTCGTACCTGCGCGATCGCTTGCACTTTCAACTGGGCCATCGCGAACGCGAGGGGTTGGCGTTGTATCGGCGCCTGGCTGAGGAACTGCAACTCATCGGCGGCGCGGCGAACTATGCCGATGAACCGGCCGGCTCGGCAACTCCCTGA
- the mqnC gene encoding cyclic dehypoxanthinyl futalosine synthase, with product MVASIDKLLDKAVAGERLTPEEGLQLLESRDLTALGRAADAVTRRLHPESYRTYNIDRNINYTNVCSAVCDFCAFYRKPKSPEGYVLDRDVVMTKIQETIDLGGDQILMQGGMNPDLPIEWYEDLLRDIRARFPQINIHAFSPPEIHALTKVAKLPLRTVLERLKAAGLGSLPGGGAEILVDRVRKGMTRGKVMTDDWLNVCRVWHQMGGRGSATMMFGHIETLAERIEHLDRLRQLQDETGGFTAFICWTFQPDHTDLSHVPRAGSHEYLKVQAIARLYLDNIPNIQSSWVTQGLKIGQLALCYGANDMGSLMIEENVVASAGTVHYLTLTQIREAIQELGYEPRQRNVMYELIDESPPAPQPALA from the coding sequence GTGGTTGCTTCGATCGACAAACTGCTGGACAAAGCCGTGGCCGGCGAGCGCCTCACGCCTGAGGAAGGGTTGCAGTTGCTCGAATCGCGCGACTTGACCGCCCTGGGGCGCGCCGCGGACGCCGTCACCCGCCGCCTGCATCCCGAGTCGTATCGCACCTACAACATCGACCGCAACATCAACTACACGAACGTCTGCTCCGCGGTCTGCGACTTTTGCGCGTTCTATCGCAAACCGAAGAGCCCCGAAGGTTACGTGCTGGATCGTGACGTCGTGATGACCAAGATCCAGGAAACGATCGACCTCGGCGGCGACCAGATCTTGATGCAAGGGGGCATGAACCCCGATCTGCCGATCGAGTGGTACGAGGATTTGCTGCGCGACATCCGGGCGCGCTTTCCGCAGATCAACATTCACGCCTTCAGCCCTCCCGAGATTCACGCACTGACAAAGGTCGCGAAGCTGCCGCTGCGCACCGTGCTCGAACGCTTGAAAGCGGCCGGGCTCGGCAGCCTGCCCGGCGGCGGCGCCGAAATCCTTGTCGATCGCGTGCGCAAGGGAATGACGCGCGGCAAGGTCATGACCGACGACTGGTTGAATGTCTGCCGCGTCTGGCACCAGATGGGCGGCCGTGGTTCGGCCACGATGATGTTCGGACACATCGAGACTCTGGCCGAACGGATCGAGCATCTGGACCGATTGCGCCAATTGCAGGACGAAACCGGCGGTTTTACCGCCTTTATCTGCTGGACCTTTCAACCCGATCATACCGATCTGAGCCACGTGCCACGCGCCGGCTCTCACGAGTATCTCAAGGTGCAGGCCATCGCTCGGCTTTATCTCGACAACATTCCGAATATTCAGTCGAGCTGGGTCACGCAGGGGCTGAAGATCGGCCAATTGGCCCTGTGCTACGGGGCCAACGACATGGGCAGCCTGATGATCGAGGAGAATGTCGTCGCCTCGGCCGGCACGGTGCATTACCTGACGCTTACGCAAATTCGCGAGGCCATTCAGGAACTAGGGTATGAACCGCGCCAGCGGAACGTGATGTATGAATTGATCGACGAAAGCCCCCCCGCTCCTCAGCCGGCGCTGGCATAA
- a CDS encoding thioredoxin-disulfide reductase produces MAEKVVIIGSGPAGWTAAIYTARASLEPLVFEGAITEDNRISGTLPLGQLALTTEVENYPGFPSGDLGAYLDNSIEKGRRGTMAPHEKEGVSGPELMELMRQQATNFGTRIVTDDIVDVDFSQRPFRLTASSGQVFHAHAVIVATGARANYLGLPSEEAYKNRGVSACAVCDGALPRFRNKPLIVVGGGDSAVEEGTYLSKFASRVHLIHRRDELRASKIMADRAKNDPKITIEWNSAVDEVVGNDKEGVTAVRIKSTTDGAVREVPATGMFVAIGHTPNTKFLEGKLDLTAKKYIKWTVPFRTNTSVEGVFAAGDVADDNYRQAITAAGSGCMAALDAERWLAAHE; encoded by the coding sequence GTGGCTGAAAAGGTCGTGATCATTGGCAGCGGGCCGGCAGGCTGGACCGCGGCCATCTACACAGCGCGGGCCAGTCTCGAACCGCTTGTTTTCGAGGGAGCAATCACCGAGGACAACCGCATCAGCGGCACGCTGCCGCTGGGCCAATTGGCACTCACGACCGAGGTCGAAAATTATCCCGGCTTTCCGTCCGGCGATCTCGGCGCGTACCTTGATAATTCGATCGAGAAAGGCCGCCGTGGCACCATGGCCCCGCACGAGAAGGAGGGCGTTAGCGGACCGGAATTGATGGAGCTGATGCGTCAGCAGGCCACGAATTTCGGCACGCGTATCGTGACCGACGATATCGTCGACGTCGATTTCTCGCAGCGTCCGTTCCGACTCACCGCCTCGAGCGGGCAGGTGTTCCACGCTCATGCCGTGATCGTGGCCACTGGGGCCCGGGCGAACTACCTGGGGCTGCCCTCGGAAGAGGCGTACAAGAATCGTGGTGTCAGCGCCTGTGCCGTGTGCGACGGTGCGCTGCCGCGGTTTCGCAACAAGCCGTTGATCGTCGTCGGCGGTGGCGATTCGGCCGTCGAAGAGGGAACGTACCTCAGCAAGTTCGCCAGCCGGGTCCACCTGATTCATCGCCGCGACGAACTGCGCGCCTCGAAGATCATGGCCGACCGCGCCAAGAACGACCCCAAGATCACAATCGAGTGGAATAGCGCCGTCGACGAAGTGGTCGGCAACGATAAAGAGGGAGTCACCGCGGTGCGCATCAAGAGCACCACTGACGGCGCCGTGCGCGAGGTGCCGGCCACCGGCATGTTCGTGGCGATTGGCCACACGCCCAATACCAAGTTTCTGGAAGGCAAGCTCGACCTGACAGCGAAGAAGTACATCAAGTGGACGGTCCCGTTCCGCACGAACACCAGCGTCGAAGGGGTGTTCGCCGCTGGTGACGTGGCCGACGATAATTATCGCCAGGCCATCACGGCCGCCGGCAGCGGCTGCATGGCGGCGCTCGACGCCGAACGCTGGCTGGCCGCGCACGAATAG
- a CDS encoding helix-hairpin-helix domain-containing protein, translating to MAKKTVKRAKTAKRPAAKAAVKDSLPPGLSQPALRALARAGYTSLAQLAKLDDAELLKLHGFGPKGIATVRAALNRKS from the coding sequence ATGGCAAAGAAGACGGTCAAACGCGCCAAGACGGCAAAACGCCCGGCCGCGAAGGCCGCGGTCAAGGATTCTTTACCGCCAGGACTTTCGCAGCCAGCCCTGCGAGCCTTGGCGCGCGCTGGGTACACCTCGCTCGCGCAGTTGGCCAAGCTCGACGATGCCGAACTGCTGAAGCTGCACGGCTTCGGCCCCAAGGGGATCGCGACCGTCCGCGCGGCGCTCAATCGCAAATCTTAG